A genome region from Portunus trituberculatus isolate SZX2019 chromosome 40, ASM1759143v1, whole genome shotgun sequence includes the following:
- the LOC123516148 gene encoding basic helix-loop-helix transcription factor scleraxis-like, producing the protein MECSARHPPVDDNNNARSRSRCEGHDEKDNRSHSENSNCSSTPDGQTESPGVKYQLRPRSYKSRYLYDPDWSLPEPTGPKTRPPPLSRYRRKTANARERYRMRQINTAFESLRGVLPSWVCRRRAAADMTKIATLRLASAYIRSLQDMLDGNAPQDTCAWVLSGILKEDSKPKEPQATLCHPSSVPTKTPQQDPAHTPQDPDLVTLLCGAADSGLFQDNLESFQYLTPSNDADTFNLILGCDTPRPWQQQHPQHAALAT; encoded by the coding sequence ATGGAGTGTTCGGCAAGACACCCTCCAGtggacgacaacaacaatgctCGCAGCAGGAGCCGCTGCGAAGGACACGACGAGAAAGACAACAGAAGTCACAGCGAAAACAGCAATTGTTCCAGCACTCCGGACGGTCAGACGGAATCACCTGGGGTCAAGTATCAGTTGCGCCCCAGGTCATACAAGTCACGCTACTTGTATGACCCGGACTGGAGTCTGCCCGAACCCACGGGGCCCAAGACGCGGCCGCCACCGCTATCCCGCTACCGCAGGAAGACAGCTAACGCACGTGAGCGGTACCGCATGCGGCAGATCAACACGGCCTTCGAGAGCCTGCGGGGCGTGCTGCCTTCGTGGGTGTGTCGTCGCCGCGCTGCTGCTGACATGACCAAGATTGCCACGCTACGACTCGCCTCCGCCTACATCAGGTCCTTGCAGGACATGCTAGACGGCAACGCGCCGCAGGACACGTGTGCCTGGGTCCTCTCAGGCATCCTGAAGGAGGACTCCAAACCCAAGGAACCCCAGGCCACCCTGTGCCATCCCAGCAGCGTACCTACCAAGACCCCGCAGCAGGACCCCGCCCACACGCCCCAAGACCCAGACCTGGTGACTCTCCTGTGCGGCGCCGCTGACTCAGGACTCTTCCAGGACAACCTCGAGTCGTTCCAGTACCTCACGCCCTCAAATGACGCGGACACGTTTAACTTAATCCTTGGATGTGACACGCCGCGTCCGTGGCAGcaacaacacccacaacacGCGGCGCTGGCAACTTGA